ATTTTGGAGGAAAAAGATTAACTAAGTTGTCTTAGAAATTAGTGGTAGATTAATGTACAATATTTGAGGGTACATACTGGCAATTGTTTGTCGATCTTTGCATGCCTTTGGCATTATGGAAATATAATATAAGTTTTTATAAGACGACAAAATGGTGTGATGTTTTATAGGTCAATATGTTTGGCTATAAACTTCATACAACCACACAAGATTAGTAACAGTGTGATGAGATTTGTATGTTCTAGTTATCTAAAGTTTGCATGGTAGGACTCACTAGTGAGGACACATTATAGAAATTGCTGATGTGGTGGACCGTTGGTGAATACCCATGATAGATTTTGCAAATTTGCATCCATGTTTGGTTTGAGAATGAGAAAAACCGGGATAAAAACAGCTATGCTTATTGGAATAGTTATGCCACAAGTTATTCCTATTCTTGTATAGCTtcaatttctgaaataaattttGGTTGGGGGTTTCCCCACATTATAAAAGGTAGACAGGCTTAAATGAAGGCTCTATGGTAGAAAAAGCTTCTGTCAGCTTTCCCTGGGAACAGTTATGCACGAAACAAACAAATTTGATTGGCACAATAAACCTTGCTTATATCTATTCTCAGAAAGTTGTTTGGCAGGCATATATCCTATTCTATGTCTTATGCTTGCTTTATTCCCAAACCAGATGCTTCTATAATGAATAAAGCTGTGGGTAATCAACTTAGATGGTCCATGCATATGTAACCTTAGGTTTCCTCAAGATTTGAGGTGGCTGTACAAGACATGTGGATGAGGTGAATGCGTTGAGCCTTGCTTCAATGGTTTTATGAGAGATTTTGATTGCTTTCACTGAAAATGAGagaaaaaatatggatattttCTTATGCAACTTTAGTATGTAGGAGGGCATACCGACTCTTTAGACAGACATTAAATCTGTAGTTGGAGTACGCAATGTTAGATCCCCTCTCTCTTACCAAGTTTGGTGTTATTTTGTAGCTtgctttttttttacttttacaaTACAATTATTTCTTTTAGGCAAATGCATGAAGCTTATGCATTGCCACAAACTTCCATCTCTCAAGCATTGGTGATAAGATATATGAGTTCAGGTTGTGAGAAAGAATCTGAGATGACCTTGCTTTAGCATTAATAGCAGGCCTTCAGACTGGTTAATAGCGAAGGGTTCATTAAGCCAATTCCATGGTTAGATAGAAAGATTAGTACATTCTTTTagggaaataaataaataaaattctacTGGATGCCTTGATCACACATCTTGCAGAAAAactaatttatatatatatatatatatatatatataaattagtTTTTCTGCAagaatatatttttgtttttcttgataTTTTGCTGAAGGAAGACTTGATTTGTTATCTCACATATGCCTTGTGTGAAACAAGGCCAATTGAAAGGAGCCTTTTTTGTTTCAAACAGGGAGTTGAGGAAAATATTTAGTGAAATTATTCGAGCATTTTCCCACTTGTTTTTGAGAAATAAGTGTGGTTTGAAATACTGCAGTATGGAGAGGTAATGAAAGCATTCTGAAAGTTCATAAACACGAATTATACCACATCTTAAAAGTGAAACCCAACATAGTATAATACCATTAGCTATTCCATGCCTTATGTaataattttttcaattttctttttggatgGGGAATCATCATTTTAGTGATGATAGTAGGTGTAATTTTTTCTTTGTAGTCTGTGTATCAattaaaatgatttttttatgtAGTTGGATGCAGATACAACCCTGGTATGGAGCCTCAAAATACTGTATTAAGCATTTGAATAATAGAACTGAATTGTTCAAGTTTTTTGAAGATAAATTACTACAAAGTGTTATCTATATTGTCGGAAGTTGATGTTTCATCTATGTATAGGTTATATTGATGCTGTATATATTGTGGAATACAAAATGGAGATAATGATGAATTTGGACCACATTAAATGCATTATTATCTAATTTATATTGTTAGTTCATCTAACATTTGCATCAACGCTTGCTATTCTTATGCGCATCTCTGTGAAATTCATGGAGACAACAAATACTGTTTACAGTTGATTCGCTTTGGTTATTATGTCAATGTTGAAAAGTTGTTAGTTTGCTTCACCAATCTAATGTGCTTTGGTAAAATACACCATATCGCAAACATTTCTTTTCATTCCATAGTTAAATCCCACTATAGCATGGGCCCTATTTTCCTTGTAACAGTGTAATTCACGTGACCTGTTATTGTTCAACTGTAAATATTTTGTTGTCACAGTGGAACTGATAGCAAAGCTACTTATGAAATATAGGCGGTTCTCTAATATCTCAAGTATATTTTATCGATAATTGCAAGATCGAGAGATATTTAATGGAAGTTTTCTTTCCAGGTATTGTAAGAATGCTGCACTGGTGAGGTTCAGGAAAACAATTAGTTGCCTCAGTCCCTCTTCTTTTTCggggaaaaaaaacaaattctAATTAATAGCTGCCACAGGATGCAGATTTACAACAgttgattttaaaaaaatcttgctCATTTTACTACAAGTCAGATTAGAGATATATTGCTCCTTATAAGAAGATTTAGGACTCTATGGTTGTCACTGCAGAGAAGTGCTACTCTGTAGCAGACAACCGTAAGCTTCTTAGTGTAACTGATACATGAAAGAGCTAACATCAAGATGGGCATGATAATGTAACTAATGTGGGACAGCTAACGCTGAGGAAGTTGGAAGTAAAACTAAGAagcttctaaagtaaaatttgatTCACCATGGCCTCAAATGTGTTCTTGTCAAGTTTGAAGAAGTCTGTCCTTAATGTGCGCAACAAGTCTAGAAACATATCTGCCCATCTCTTTTGGCCTTGTCCAGGCGTTTTCATTAGTATTTGATCTGATCCACTGACCATAGTATTCCACACTGCTGCAGGTCGTTTTGGAAGGGGACAGATGCAGAAGCCCTTTGAAGAAGCTACCTTCGCCCTCAAAATGGGTGAGATGAGCGACACCGTGGACACAGACAGTGGCGTCCACATCATCCTCAGAACCGGCTGACGCCCATGTCATCGTGAGAACTGGTTGATGACCAGGAAGCCGGccttaattttaatttattcccagccatgaaaaatatttttagtatcATTTGTAGTCTATAAGATTGGGCTGGGACTTCTCTAGCTATTTGCATACAATATCATCACAAAATGCTTCAAACCCCAAGAACTTTGGCCATTAAAACCATGATCAAAGCTTCATCAACTTTGTGCGGTGAGCTTTTGCAGTAATAAGATTTGACGCCATGAATTTTTAAGACATTGCAGCAAGTCTCGAAATGGTCAATTGGTTGATGTTGTTGTTATAATCTTTCTTACGAGGCGCGAGTGGGATCTATCGCTATTACATTTGCAGGTGTGGAAAGCGGTTTTTGGCCGTGCCCGAGATATTCATCTCTCTTGTATCCCACTTGTGGCCATGCGATTGATATACACCTCTCATCTCGTAATACGTGGGATCATATATTATATGCAACTCATTATCGGTAGTAAAGTAAATCCGCTCTCCAGGTATGTTTGTTGGATCTATTCAAGGTGATGTTTGATTGTCGAATAACTTTTTAAGGAGATATTCATTGTACTGTTGAAGGCCTATGTGTATTTCGCGGAAAGAGAATAAGATGCATTTAATGCttattgaattttgaaatgtttgaatGTTGTCACAGATATTTTTTATGTGTACGTTTATGGTCGGCATGTAAGTCCGTATTTCATGACCTTTCTAGGCGTTTGACAAGGATATTTCTCGAAGTTAGGGACATTTCCGGCTTATTCCGCATTCAAACAGGTCTTATAGTGATTAGGAAATCATGGAAGCCTGTTTTTTACTGCACCAATGATGCTAGTTTTAGTTTGACGTTAGTACAGAATATATGGTAGGTACTCTTCTGTTGGGATGGATAACTCCTTGCAGTATCGGTATAAAACGTCAGTGCCTTCTTAATCCTTCCGTTCCATGTCCGAACTCAGTTACTTGAATGTGTCTTCGTAGCTTCCATTTTGAATCCATGGTGACAAATGTTTGCAAATTATCCTACGCTTTTTGTCGTATTCTCGTTGCACTTCTGTTCATTTCCAAATAACCCTTTCTAATGAATGAAGGCACCTATTTCTTGTTTGTGGAAGTGCAACTCTTGTTTGTTTTGACCTTTTTATAGATTGGCCATGAGATGGTTGTGACCCAAAATTCATGCCAATATGTCATGTTCTCAATTGAAGATTCTAACTTGCTAGAAAAATCTCTGATGGTTGTAGCCTTTGTAAGAGAGACTTGGGATTTTAAAGATAAAAGATGTTCAAGGGATACTTTGGAAGGGTTTCTCTCGTCTTTGTTCAAAATGACTTATGTCCTTCATCATCCTGCCCATATACAACAATCAAATTGGTGGTTCAGATAGTACAACCTCTTGCCACTTTAGATACGGCCTAGGAGTCTATTCATCAAATCATTAGTCCTTGCTTTAAACCTTTATTATGCCAAGTCTCGATTCTACTGGCAGTGACTCGGTCTGTTCTTTGCCTTGGGCTCTAGTCTGAATGGAGTGAAGCGAGGGTATAGGATAGAAGGTGGTGAAGGAATGGAccctccttaaaaaaaaaaagttatatatatatatacacacacacacacacctgcGGACCCGGTCTTCGATCAAGGTTTTTTCTAATTCTAACATGCTTGGGTGCAAAGAAACCTCAACTTATGTATTAGCACCTAAATACCAATATATAGGTTGGTCTTATATTGTGAGCAAAAAATGATGTATTGTGAGCATTAGAATCTCGGGAGAGCATTCCTTGCGAAAAATCATTATCTGAGACAGGCCATggttgagaattttttttttcttggagtgCTCATTTGGATTAGATACCTTGTTCATGTTGTTTTACCTCTTTGTACAGTTAGTATGATGCTGTGGGTGATTACCATCCATGAAAGATGAAGCAATGTCTAAATTATTTCCACTTGGCCCAGGACGGCACATGACCCTGTCATTGGTTTTGCACCTGTATTCACTTGAGGGTCATAGATGTGGTAGTTATCTTTATTAAACTTGGTATTGCAGTTGTTTTGAAGTAGTTGGACAAAGATGGACGAATCATCGATACTTCTAAAAATTACAAGCATCAAAGTAAATCCTCCTTGGTACTTTGGAATGGCATCTAGCATCAGAGGGATCATCCTTCAACCCGGTCAGCGGCGGTGAAGCCGGCACAAATGAAAAGATTAAAACTGCAAAGTCAGCACATTGTCCTTGTTGCTTATTCCTCCTTAACATAGGGATGGAAATTGTCCTTGGAGGTTAATGCTGTTTTTCAGAAGTGCTTGTCAAAAATATGGAGGATCCTTTAAATTAAAACCATACttctaaatatttaaaatttacttGTCAGATAAACCAAGGAAAATACCTACATGTACATCTATGCGACAACGAATGTTCGGCTAAATGGTAGGGCATGGGGATTACCGTCCACAGTCTTCATTTTTTCAGCCAATGTCTAAATGCAagccatctttttttttatagaaattttaAGGAACACATTTGCACATTATTCCACAATTGATCTCGACTAAAGAACTTGTGCTATGTTGTTTCCATTCTAATGGAGTATGGTGCATATGCAGTAATGATTAGATTTAAAATCAAAAATGAGAAGGGTTGATTGAACAAGAATGGTCCAACATTTAGTGTTCTCCCAACTGATGTAAACATGTTCATGCCAACCCCAGTAACAAAGGGTTCCAAGTGGTCATCTATCCAGCTACTTGTTTTTCCTATCCGTTCTGATGCTGTCCGAGATGGCCTACAAAACCATTCCATCCACTGTTGTTTGACATGAAATTCTTGGGTGTTGAGTAGTATATGAGCAGAAAGTAATGAGTTTGTCGGTAGCATTATCCAGACCCTGCATAGATATACAAAATGTAAGGCTGTATCATCTCCCCCATAGAATGTTACGCTTCAAATGCCTAGCAAAACTAGATGACTATGTTTTCCACTTCtgttcatatatatatttcaacctGTAACCTTAAAACTGATGAATATAACCTTGTATACCAGATATATATGGGAATACTGAAAGTGCTGTTCAGCATTTTCCAACTACAAGGATGATAGGTGTTGATTTCTATGAATAAGTTGGTGAATCTGCCATTGGAATGAGTATCTGTCAAGACTGGTCTCAGTAACAGAGGTCATGAAGGTTTTTCTCCAGTTTTAGCGTTCAGGATACTCCTGATATTCTAGGATCTAACTTTATAAGTAACATGTCACAAACATAAATCTTAGAGCTTTTGCTCGGAAGATCATCTTCATCTGGTGAATGGGCAAATTGATCTGATGTTCAGACAAAGTACGGAATTCATTGACTAGTTATACTGTCCAATCAAAGTGGAGATTGTTGATATTTGATTGCGCACGGAGTGGATACAGATGCCCTTGAGTTACAGATGTATCATTTCTCTCTTTGGACATGGCATGGGTGCAAATGGATACACTCTAAATTGAGTTCATACcttcagctatatattcagtGGTTTTGTTGCTTATGCAATGCGGCACGGTCCAGGTGTTCCATGCCACTAGCTGAAAATGGCTCCACTGATGACCGAAGTGCCTCTGGACCTTCTGCAGCAATTCTCTTGCATAATGCATCACAATTGCTTATTACCTCTGTAAGCCTGCCCTTGAATTCACCCACTTCTACTTGCAATGGATGTACTGCAAATTTGCATGCCAACATCAAAATACAGAAGAGTTTTATCATAGCAAAAGATTTTGGTGTGGCACAAGTTCTAAGTTGCCAGCAGGTGGATCAGAGTACTGTAttccaaggttttaaatccccAGGGGATAGGGCCATCTTGGTTTTTGGTGGACTGGGACGGGCCACCGTCCCACCCTGTTTCAATAACACTCAGGATGGGAGATGTCTCAGGATGCACTGCTTGGGATGCTGGGATGGTGGCAGGATGGTAACCCATCCCAATGTCCTGCAAGACGTCCTATCGGTATTTGAAACCATGTTGTATTGCACCAAACAGAATGCACTGCCCTTTTAGAATTGTAGAATCCATTACCCAACTCTAACTCTCTTTGCCAGATTATCTAGAAAAGCTGGGGTATTACCTTCAGAGAGACTGTGTGCAGTAGATCTCATAGCCGACACTGAATAGTTGAATCGCTGAAGAAGCTTAACAGCCAAAGCATCTGCGGTTTCTATCTTGTTTTCTATCTCCTCCTGCAATACTGAGAGTCAGGATATGACCATTTCTACATTATTTCAACAATCATGAAGACTCCTGATAACCTTAAATTGCTTCAAACCAATAAAGATCCTCTTGGATTATCATGTATGCCTAGAACTAGAGCAAAAAGAGGAGACTGAAAATCAGAAAGTTGCAGTTTGGATCAACACAAACATGAAAGTGCAGAAATTGATTGTTGAACATTTGACTTATTATGAGCTTAAATTTACATAGATAATCCAGTCAACATCACAAAGTGAAGAATCTAATCCACAGAATGCCAAATTGTCAATGACCACAAAAGTTATCGTGATCAGGACTGAGTTAAACAGGCGTCAGATCAAATCGAACGTTGTATCCAATCAGCGAATATAAGACTCCTTCCAATTTCATTCAAACGTTCTAATGATATAACGGAAATGTGAAAATTGCGACCAAATAAGTAAATTGTAAGGTTGAAGGATAAAGAATAAAAGCCACAATCTAGTTTCCACCACTATATGCCCATATAAAACATGTCTAATAAAATAAATGCCATGCCTAGTTATTCGAGATATTCACACACTACCAcctcatttatataaatatggtTGTGCTTTTAGGTggaatattttggaaaaaataatGAGATTCTAACAAATGATAATAAAAATGAGAAGAACCCATGCTATTGTAAATGTTCGTTTTCCCTTTTCGAGACGAATGCTATTGTGAAAGTTATCGAAAGGATAATATATAGTAAACAAAAGGTTTTCATTCTCAACCAAGATGTTCTTAACATTTCATTTGACAAATTTAACTTTATGATAGCTGATATTACACAAAAGAGCACCTGTTTCTGACTAATTTTCTTGGCCTTCTCTTCCTGCCATTCACGGTACATAGCAAACAACTCTAGTAGAACCTTGGGATTCAAAGTACCTATAACAAAGAAAATGATCGACAAATTTCATGAATCTCTAGTAaatcaaatattaaaatattcacATCATGATTCAAACTTTCAAAAAGCCCTACAgtgaaaaaaattaatcaaatgATCATTAAAAAAATCTCCAAAAATAAAACATGGTTTTCTTATACCCAAAAGTTTATGATGTATGAAATCCTGGAGACAGAAAATTAAGTACAAGGAAGGGACTGAATCAGGATTATGGGCTTCATCTGAAATACCAGCATATGAAGCCACCTACAGCTGCAGGTGGAGGTTATGGAGTGCAGCTTTATCATGCATACACGTGGATTAAATCGCATTGTAAACAAGAGAATCATTGATCGGAGAGGGTTATACACCAAAATATTATACAGATAAAACTCTTGGGGCAATAACAGAGCTAAGCATTTTCCTTGCTATATAAGATGAGATCGGTATGGTAGGCTACATCTCATAGGCTACATCTCATACAAGAGACAAGGCAAAAGATCAACTTAAGACCAAGGACATTCGCTTAATCTGGAAGTAATTTTCTGTGCTCTTTTATCATGTTGCAAATGATAATAACATGTCCTATCTTTCTTTTTAGTGTTCTTAATAATCACATAGTGAATACGTCCTGAGATAAAATTTCATTTAATAAAACAACCCATTAATCCTCCAACAGAATTTGAACAAGGTGATACAATAAAATATGGCCGCTAAAGATGATCAGGTGTCTGGTAGTTGCTAGGATTCGGttgcaaaatttttttaatcaacAGGACAAAGTATTGAAAGTAATTAAGGCATGCTTCCTCATTGGTGTGCGGATACGTATTAAACCCAGTTACATAAGAAATT
Above is a genomic segment from Phoenix dactylifera cultivar Barhee BC4 chromosome 2, palm_55x_up_171113_PBpolish2nd_filt_p, whole genome shotgun sequence containing:
- the LOC103719899 gene encoding uncharacterized protein LOC103719899, giving the protein MGASESLLSEQQQRQQQPIDEITTVSERIEGVDPLLERIRALKITTPLLKSLPPSESSLTDILVRKPSSSNSSVSGTLNPKVLLELFAMYREWQEEKAKKISQKQEEIENKIETADALAVKLLQRFNYSVSAMRSTAHSLSEVHPLQVEVGEFKGRLTEVISNCDALCKRIAAEGPEALRSSVEPFSASGMEHLDRAALHKQQNH